In the Festucalex cinctus isolate MCC-2025b chromosome 10, RoL_Fcin_1.0, whole genome shotgun sequence genome, one interval contains:
- the mysm1 gene encoding histone H2A deubiquitinase MYSM1, producing the protein MEDDVDVDIEGDEFDTNIGEQDARELAQEQSAWKSNVGILPWELDTSISNENREAIHRMLLEEQYYLKGQAIPNHIWPSDAYSKPKVKKSPAKTSSSSSSRWSKEEKELFEEGLAQFGRRWTKIAKLMGSRSVLQVKSYARQYLKQKANVAPGVAAPSTGTAPPLPPAELSSANTVRMERLDEDEDVDITDDLGGERRPAPSPAPSQGLSDEPAEEQEAEAEAGCKQVEEEEEEEEEEAAEADRLVDEEEEEEEEEELKAPEQEVQLDVGSISEDEKQAIPEFFEGRPSKTPERYLKIRNYILDQWLKSKPKYLNKTSVRPGLKNCGDVNCIGRIHTYLELIGAINFNCEQAVYNRPRVADRTKQKEGKDVREAYQLAQRLQSMRTRKRRVRDTWGNWCDAKDLEGQTYEHLSAEELAMRRERPKAGKMSRHRGSFDPFQLIPCRCFGEDAQEPFRVIVCAETLLIMDMHAHVSRGEVIGLLGGTFDEEEKVLKICAAEPCNSVSTGLQCEMDPLSQTQARDVLSSLGFSVVGWYHSHPSFHPNPSVRDINTQDQFQSYFSRGGAPFIGMIVSPYDPANPSPHSQTTCLLVKESQELPTPQKLPYKFDFLPSQDIPNWDQTLRRALWIIHKYSQTPGSVRMERFFRRDSHLTCLEKMLSSLARYLEPLPDEEGEAFLTQIHALFLSDFIAKQQQQPGEGEREESNSSSNSPAPVSSGDVEEDPAGDEKQSSAVLHLGSVLSTGHDYLL; encoded by the exons ATGGAGGATGATGTGGATGTTGACATCGAGGGAGACGAGTTTGATACAAATATTGG TGAGCAAGATGCAAGGGAGTTAGCTCAGGAACAGTCTGCGTGGAAGAGCAACGTGGGGATACTG CCCTGGGAGTTGGACACCTCCATCAGCAATGAAAACCGAGAAGCCATCCACAGAATGCTGCTGGAGGAGCA ATACTACCTGAAAGGTCAGGCGATTCCCAACCATATTTGGCCAAGTGATGCTTACAGCAAGCCTAAAGTGAAGAA GTCTCCAGCCAagacctcctcatcctcctcatccCGATGGTCCAAAGAGGAGAAAGAGTTATTTGAAGAAGGGctg GCTCAGTTTGGCCGAAGGTGGACAAAAATCGCCAAGTTGATGGGCAGCCGCAGCGTTCTTCAGGTTAAGAGCTACGCCAGGCAGTATTTGAAACAAAAG GCCAACGTggcaccaggcgtggcggctccCTCTACAGGCACGGCGCCGCCATTGCCGCCTGCTGAGCTTAGCTCCGCCAACACGGTGCGCATGGAGAGACTAGATGAAGACGAGGACGTGGACATCACGGACGACCTCGGCGGAGAGCGTCGGCCCGCACCTTCACCCGCCCCTTCACAGGGCCTCTCGGATGAGCCCGCCGAGGAACAAGAGGCTGAAGCTGAAGCAGGCTGCAAGCAggtggaggaagaagaagaagaagaagaggaggaagctGCAGAGGCTGACAGATTGgtagatgaggaggaggaggaggaggaggaggaggagctaaagGCGCCGGAGCAGGAAGTGCAGCTGGACGTGGGGAGCATCAGCGAGGACGAGAAGCAAGCCATCCCGGAGTTCTTTGAAGGGCGGCCTTCCAAGACGCCCGAGAGATACCTGAAGATCCGCAACTACATCCTGGACCAGTG GCTGAAGAGCAAACCCAAATACCTGAACAAGACGTCGGTGCGGCCCGGCTTGAAGAACTGCGGCGACGTCAACTGCATCGGAAGGATACACACCTACCTGGAGCTCATTGGAGCCATTAACTTCAATTGcg AGCAAGCGGTGTATAATCGTCCCCGGGTGGCGGACCGCACAAAACAAAAGGAGGGCAAAGATGTGCGGGAGGCTTACCAGCTGGCCCAGAGGCTGCAAAGTATG CGGACCAGGAAACGGCGCGTTCGGGACACGTGGGGAAACTGGTGTGACGCCAAAGACTTGGAGGGACAAACATATGAG CATCTTAGCGCCGAGGAGCTGGCCATGCGTAGAGAGCGGCCCAAAGCAGGCAAAATGTCCAGACACAGAGG gtctttTGATCCCTTCCAGCTCATTCCATGTCGGTGCTTTGGAGAGGATGCGCAG GAACCTTTCCGAGTCATTGTGTGTGCTGAGACGTTGCTGATTATGGACATG CATGCTCACGTGTCTCGAGGCGAGGTGATCGGTCTGCTCGGAGGTACGTTCGACGAGGAGGAGAAAGTGTTGAAG ATCTGTGCAGCGGAGCCGTGCAACAGCGTGAGCACGGGGCTCCAGTGCGAGATGGACCCTCTGTCTCAGACGCAGGCCCGCGACGTGCTCTCCTCACTGGGCTTCAGCGTGGTCGGTTGGTACCACTCGCACCCGTCCTTCCACCCAAATCCGTCCGTGCGAGACATCAACACGCAGGACCAATTCCAG aGTTATTTTTCCCGCGGCGGCGCTCCCTTCATCGGGATGATCGTGAGCCCGTACGACCCGGCCAATCCTTCACCACATTCCCAAACCACCTGCTTGTTGGTGAAGGAGAGCCAAGAGCTGCCAACACCGCAGA AGCTTCCCTACAAATTTGACTTCCTGCCATCACAGGACATCCCAAACTGGGATCAGACTTTAAGACGAGCCCTGTGGATCATCCACAAGTACTCCCAAACGCCAGG GAGTGTGCGAATGGAGCGATTTTTCCGGAGGGACTCCCACCTCACCTGTCTGGAAAAG ATGTTGTCGTCGCTGGCCAGGTACCTGGAGCCGCTGCCCGACGAGGAGGGAGAAGCCTTCCTCACTCAAATCCACGCCCTCTTCCTTTCCGACTTCATCGcaaagcagcaacagcagcccgGTGAAGGCGAGCGCGAGGAGAGCAACTCGTCAAGTAACTCGCCCGCACCTGTGAGTTCGGGAGACGTCGAGGAGGATCCGGCAGGCGACGAAAAGCAGTCGAGTGCCGTATTGCATCTTGGCTCTGTGCTGTCCACTGGGCACGACTATTTACTCTGA
- the oma1 gene encoding metalloendopeptidase OMA1, mitochondrial, whose amino-acid sequence MMFPFLRGLPLSHMTRHLQRCSRSFYIHSLRVPDRLRDGAARAGGPVLVPPRGTIGTVLSKTPSRLQSPTCWAQFRTSARVEALPSPVIWIVLKPIQKLMAIVLGRSVRKWWVALPDNRRELFRQWAWQRRWRLVALVGTAATIAALLLLTHLDQSPVTGRTRLLVFSKQNYMELAAFTSEAYMEEFGQLLLPASDPRQQAVEWVLQHLVQHNQDLPEMADVDWTVHIVQSDTINAFVLPNGKVFVFTGMLEAVADVHQLLIVLGHEMAHALLGHAVEQASLSHVVDLLSVVLLAAIWAVCPRDSLALLGQWAQGKLTQLMFNRPYSRKLEAEADEVGLQLAAKACADVRAGPVFWQQMEIREQLSGEPSLPEWLSTHPSHKNRVAQLDRLVPQALELRERCMCPALPPTDPRAIFSKSVRVLLEDASSGPRPVKGDTPQHGPTGAAAPAALLAQSSPLFSSSVRQVDNKVLDGAGTPPATPIQNGTDATK is encoded by the exons ATGATGTTTCCCTTCTTAAGGGGGCTTCCACTGTCTCACATGACGCGACACCTGCAGAGGTGCTCACGGTCGTTCTACATTCACTCATTGCGAGTTCCTGATCGGCTTCGAGATGGAGCCGCTCGCGCCGGCGGACCCGTTCTGGTTCCACCACGCGGCACTATCGGGACGGTCTTGTCCAAAACTCCTTCACGTCTTCAGTCCCCTACATGTTGGGCACAGTTTCGTACCTCGGCCCGGGTGGAGGCTTTACCCTCTCCTGTCATCTGGATCGTGCTTAAGCCTATCCAAAAACTCATGGCTATCGTACTAGGCAG GAGTGTAAGGAAGTGGTGGGTGGCGCTTCCTGACAACCGTCGTGAGCTCTTCCGCCAGTGGGCGTGGCAGCGGCGCTGGCGGCTGGTGGCACTGGTGGGCACGGCCGCCACTATCgcggccctcctcctccttacACACCTGGACCAGTCGCCGGTTACCGGACGCACGCGGCTGCTGGTGTTCAGCAAGCAGAACTACATGGAGCTGGCGGCCTTCACTTCAGAGGCG TACATGGAGGAATTTGGCCAGCTGCTGCTCCCCGCGAGCGACCCTCGTCAGCAGGCGGTGGAGTGGGTGCTGCAGCACCTGGTCCAGCATAACCAGGACCTCCCCGAAATGGCCGACGTGGACTGGACTGTCCACATAGTGCAGAGTGACACCATCAACGCCTTTGTTCTCCCG AATGGCAAAGTGTTTGTGTTCACCGGCATGCTGGAAGCTGTGGCAGATGTCCACCAGCTCTTAATTGTGCTGGGACACGAGATGGCTCACGCTTTACTGGGACACGCC GTGGAGCAGGCCAGCCTGTCCCACGTGGTGGACCTCCTATCCGTGGTCCTGCTGGCCGCCATCTGGGCCGTGTGTCCCCGCGACAGCCTGGCGCTGCTGGGTCAGTGGGCCCAGGGCAAGCTCACGCAG TTGATGTTTAACCGTCCATACAGCAGGAAGTTGGAGGCGGAGGCGGATGAGGTCGGCTTGCAGTTGGCCGCTAAG GCTTGCGCCGACGTGCGCGCGGGTCCCGTCTTCTGGCAGCAGATGGAGATCAGGGAGCAGCTGAGCGGAGAGCCCAGCCTGCCCGAGTGGCTGTCCACGCATCCGTCGCACAAGAACCGCGTGGCGCAACTGGACCGCCTCGTGCCACAA GCGCTGGAGTTGAGGGAGCGCTGCATGTGTCCCGCCCTGCCGCCCACCGACCCACGCGCCATCTTCTCCAAGAGCGTACGTGTGCTGCTGGAGGACGCCAGCTCGGGCCCGCGACCAGTTAAGGGCGACACACCTCAACACGGGCCCACCGGCGCGGCGGCCCCCGCGGCTCTGCTCGCTCAATCATCGCCTCTTTTTTCATCCAGCGTGAGGCAGGTGGACAATAAAGTTTTGGATGGAGCCGGAACGCCACCTGCGACGCCAATTCAGAACGGTACTGATGCTACTAAGTGA